The Brassica napus cultivar Da-Ae chromosome C7, Da-Ae, whole genome shotgun sequence genome has a segment encoding these proteins:
- the LOC125589938 gene encoding PAN domain-containing protein At5g03700-like, with translation MKAKKKKPFPSKSVEKNTLIPKFLFFLSSFLFSQKFQISTTEETSHDMVMKIITFSFLICLIYKLQGHCKSDINLGFTLPLSAPIEYTPGFIGKAYLMETETSSRREPSFKAALTMESSDYKGRYLCSIQVFLGDVRVWSSGHYTEMYVSSKCIFELTEDGDMRLKRSNKRVGWRSGTSGQGIERLEIQSTGNLVLLDAMNMIKWQSFNFPTDVMLSGQRLDVATQLTSFPKDSTMFYSFEVLRNKIALFLNLDKLKYSYWEYKPIENKTVNFLRLGPNGLDIFDDNSHRIGRIEQPLTRFLAIGNITGNLGLYSYKPDKGKFEATFQALSNTCDLPVACKPYGICTSSKSCSCIKVMSKGDCNNNEEEWLSMKRLCDHEMVELEGVTTVLRNGTEARNVSKERCEELCKKDCECRGASYSVPDESCVMYGVVMGVKEIERVSGLSYMVKIPKGVRLSDEKSNVRKWVVGLVGGIDALVILLLLSGFGFYYIRKRRKRSSQPQPQPQPQPQLQEDPNT, from the exons atgaaagcaaaaaaaaaaaagcctttTCCCAGCAAAAGTGTAGAGAAAAACACACTCAtaccaaaatttctttttttcttatcatCTTTCCTCTTTTCCCAAAAATTCCAAATATCAACAACAGAAGAAACATCTCATGATATGGTGATGAAGATCATTACATTCAGTTTCTTAATTTGCTTAATCTATAAACTCCAAGGTCACTGCAAAtcagatatcaaccttggtttTACTCTGCCACTCTCTGCTCCTATAGAATACACTCCTGGATTTATTGGCAAAGCTTATTTAATGGAGACAGAAACATCATCAAGAAGGGAACCAAGTTTCAAAGCCGCATTAACGATGGAGTCAAGCGATTATAAGGGACGATATTTGTGCTCTATCCAAGTTTTCCTTGGAGATGTAAGAGTTTGGAGTTCAGGGCATTACACAGAGATGTATGTTTCTAGCAAATGCATCTTCGAGCTCACAGAAGATGGAGACATGAGGTTAAAGAGAAGCAATAAGCGCGTTGGATGGCGAAGTGGAACCTCAGGACAAGGCATTGAG AGGTTGGAGATACAAAGCACAGGGAATCTAGTGTTGCTTGATGCTATGAATATGATCAAGTGGCAAAGTTTTAACTTCCCAACAGATGTGATGCTGAGTGGTCAGAGACTTGATGTGGCTACGCAACTAACTTCATTCCCAAAAGACTCGACTATGTTCTACTCTTTTGAAGTTCTACGTAACAAGATTGCTCTCTTCCTCAACTTGGACAAGCTCAAGTACTCTTACTGGGAGTACAAACCTATAGAAAACAAAACAGTCAACTTCTTGAGATTAGGGCCAAATGGTCTTGACATATTTGATGATAACAGCCATAGGATAGGGAGAATAGAGCAACCTTTGACCAGGTTCTTGGCTATTGGGAACATAACCGGTAATCTAGGTCTTTACTCGTATAAACCGGACAAGGGAAAGTTCGAGGCAACGTTTCAAGCTTTGAGCAACACGTGTGATCTTCCAGTAGCGTGTAAACCATATGGAATCTGCACATCTTCCAAGTCTTGTTCTTGCATTAAAGTTATGAGCAAAGGAGACTGCAACAACAACGAGGAGGAATGGCTTTCGATGAAGAGGCTATGCGATCACGAGATGGTTGAGCTAGAAGGAGTCACGACGGTGCTGAGAAACGGTACTGAAGCGAGGAACGTGAGCAAAGAAAGATGTGAGGAGTTGTGTAAGAAAGACTGTGAGTGTAGAGGGGCGAGTTACTCTGTCCCTGATGAGAGTTGTGTGATGTATGGGGTTGTGATGGGTGTTAAGGAGATTGAGAGAGTGAGTGGGTTGAGTTATATGGTGAAGATACCTAAAGGAGTGAGGTTGAGTGATGAGAAGTCTAATGTGAGAAAATGGGTTGTGGGGTTAGTTGGAGGGATTGATGCTCTTGTCATATTGCTGCTTCTGtctggttttggtttttattacATTAGGAAGCGACGGAAGAGATCTTCACAGCCACAGCCACAGCCGCAGCCACAACCACAGCTGCAGGAAGATCCCAATACATAA
- the LOC106440090 gene encoding prosaposin, protein MGPKAGTFVLFLLGLTFLSDARSFLHQPTLSEEVSKNENVCTLCEEYVTSALAYLEKNETQTQILEDLHDQCSLIRGFEQQCVTLVDYYLPLFFLHLESFQPHYFCKRMNLCGHVVALVQEARQDTCDVCHRTVSEILIKLQDPDTQLDVIELLLKGCKSFKNYEYEKKCKKLVFEYGPLILVNAEEFLVKNDICTLLRACPNKQTVLRLPGSADS, encoded by the exons ATGGGACCCAAAGCTGGAACCTTTGTCCTTTTCTTGCTGGGTTTGACCTTTCTTTCCGACGCTAGATCCTTCCTTCATCAGCCCACCCTCTCAG AGGAAGTATCCAAGAACGAAAACGTGTGCACTCTTTGTGAGGAGTATGTTACCTCTGCTCTCGCCTACCTTGAGAAAAACGAAACACAGACTCAGATACTAGAGGACCTTCATGATCAGTGTTCCCTTATCCGCGGATTCGAGCAGCAg TGCGTAACTTTGGTTGACTACTATCTCCCTCTGTTCTTCTTGCACCTCGAGTCCTTCCAACCTCATTATTTCTGCAAGAGGATGAATCTCTGTGGTCACGTCGTTGCTCTTGTACAAGAAGCTCGTCAGGATACTTGCGATGTCTGCCACAGGACTGTTTCTGAGATTCTCATCAAACTACAAGATCCTGACACACAG CTGGATGTAATTGAGCTGCTTCTTAAGGGGTGCAAATCGTTCAAGAACTATGAATACGAGAAGAAG TGCAAGAAGTTGGTGTTCGAGTATGGACCTTTGATCCTCGTAAATGCAGAGGAGTTCCTAGTGAAAAACGACATCTGCACACTCTTACGCGCCTGTCCGAACAAGCAAACGGTTCTAAGGCTGCCAGGGTCGGCGGATTCTTGA
- the LOC106444340 gene encoding uncharacterized protein LOC106444340, which produces MEEGLPEADNLSRIKHKTEEEEEKGANGGILNNLISNLIGTTTTTTTVNDKSGENIPKSECEDGDHEKKKESSGAGILENIISHLPGDIEVPTTKEASMLIHSVID; this is translated from the exons ATGGAAGAGGGATTACCAGAAGCAGACAACCTCTCACGTATCAAACATAAaacagaagaagaggaagagaagggAGCTAATGGTGGGATTTTGAACAATCTGATATCCAACTTGATTggtacaacaacaacaacaacaacagtaaACGACAAATCTGGTGAAAACATCCCAAAATCTGAATGTGAAGATGGAGAtcatgagaagaagaaagagagttcAGGTGCTGGAATCttggaaaatattatttctCATCTGCCAG GCGATATTGAAGTTCCAACGACAAAGGAAGCATCCATGCTGATCCACTCTGTGATTGACTGA